Proteins encoded by one window of Hyphomicrobium nitrativorans NL23:
- a CDS encoding DUF2232 domain-containing protein, with translation MRSFALAGAGLGLVAAIVFASATTGPMFIRFLLLFITPLPIALAGLGWGWRAGALAGGVGSAIVFLTAGPLVALAFALTQVVPMVALTYFALLSRPIHESDDGAEDDGSGLEWYPTGRLILWAAGMGAAMAAASMLLLGGDVESLRKTLGEFMQAAVTAGMPQAEGQIGEAELAALSEIALAVLPAASAMSWMSSLLFNLWLAGRVTRASGQLARPWPDLAAITYPPGTPLAFGAALVLTMLPGIPGLAASAATGGLFVAYVLLGLAVVHYISRTKPWRPFALWALYATLLIVNIWIAIVIAILGLAETVFRLRERSHLPPSPPTHPNT, from the coding sequence ATGAGATCTTTTGCCCTGGCAGGTGCCGGCCTCGGATTGGTCGCGGCGATCGTTTTCGCCTCCGCGACCACGGGGCCGATGTTCATCCGCTTCCTTCTCCTATTCATCACGCCGCTTCCGATTGCGCTTGCCGGCCTCGGATGGGGCTGGCGAGCGGGTGCGCTCGCGGGCGGCGTCGGCAGCGCCATCGTCTTTCTCACCGCCGGCCCTCTCGTCGCGCTGGCGTTCGCGCTGACCCAGGTCGTGCCGATGGTGGCGCTGACCTATTTCGCCCTTCTTTCACGCCCCATCCACGAAAGCGACGACGGCGCCGAGGACGACGGCTCGGGCCTCGAATGGTATCCCACCGGGCGGCTGATCCTGTGGGCTGCCGGGATGGGCGCTGCGATGGCCGCCGCCTCCATGCTTCTCCTCGGAGGGGACGTCGAAAGCCTCCGCAAGACGCTCGGCGAATTCATGCAAGCGGCCGTCACGGCCGGGATGCCTCAGGCCGAAGGACAGATCGGCGAAGCCGAACTTGCGGCCCTCTCCGAAATCGCGCTCGCCGTGCTCCCCGCCGCTTCCGCCATGTCGTGGATGTCGAGCCTGCTGTTCAATCTCTGGCTTGCCGGGCGCGTCACGCGGGCCTCGGGGCAACTCGCGCGGCCCTGGCCCGATCTTGCCGCCATCACCTATCCACCGGGAACGCCGCTGGCGTTCGGCGCAGCCCTCGTGCTGACCATGCTGCCCGGAATTCCCGGTCTTGCGGCGTCCGCTGCCACAGGCGGGCTCTTCGTCGCTTACGTCCTGCTCGGCCTCGCGGTCGTTCACTACATCTCGCGCACCAAGCCCTGGCGTCCCTTCGCGCTGTGGGCTCTCTACGCCACACTCCTCATCGTCAACATCTGGATCGCCATCGTCATCGCGATCCTCGGCCTTGCCGAAACAGTCTTCCGGCTGCGGGAGCGATCCCATCTGCCGCCCTCGCCGCCCACGCATCCAAACACCTAG
- the rplI gene encoding 50S ribosomal protein L9, producing MQVILLERIGRLGQMGDVVSVRDGYARNFLLPQKKALRATAENLKQFESQRAQLEANNLEQKKEAEAVAEKLSGKVFAAIRSAGDTGQLYGSVSTRDLAEVVTQGGFTIDRNQVVLERPIKTLGLHDVTISLHPEVQVKVTINVARTEDEAERQARGEDVTVIKDEAIEIETFNPDAEFEDEDEAPAADEGEAADEDKA from the coding sequence ATGCAGGTCATTCTACTCGAACGCATCGGCCGCCTTGGCCAGATGGGCGACGTCGTCAGCGTCCGCGACGGCTACGCGCGCAACTTCCTGCTCCCGCAGAAGAAGGCGCTCCGCGCAACGGCTGAAAACCTCAAGCAGTTCGAAAGTCAGCGCGCCCAGCTCGAAGCCAACAACCTTGAGCAGAAGAAGGAAGCCGAAGCCGTCGCCGAAAAGCTCAGTGGCAAGGTTTTCGCCGCCATCCGCTCGGCCGGCGACACCGGGCAGCTCTACGGCTCCGTATCCACGCGCGACCTCGCCGAGGTCGTGACCCAAGGCGGCTTCACGATCGACCGCAACCAGGTCGTGCTTGAGCGTCCGATCAAGACGCTTGGCCTCCACGACGTCACGATCTCGCTTCACCCCGAGGTCCAGGTGAAGGTGACGATCAACGTCGCCCGCACCGAGGACGAGGCCGAGCGTCAGGCGCGTGGCGAAGACGTCACCGTGATCAAGGACGAAGCCATCGAGATCGAGACCTTCAATCCCGACGCTGAGTTTGAGGACGAGGACGAAGCGCCCGCCGCCGACGAAGGCGAAGCAGCGGACGAGGACAAGGCGTAA